A stretch of the Tannerella serpentiformis genome encodes the following:
- a CDS encoding DUF6261 family protein, with amino-acid sequence MEKIQINVPRTITFVKANNTKLNNSLHVQYHRKQYDLVMAVDKTKLKLPADLPEKWNTGITYETKIDQHSALSADTAKLKQKDAERKDQLIHIFLTIRAQERSHKEDVRDAALRLAATLHPYEKIYKLPYEMESGRLLSMEDDIKTMTAEITALGLTEAFENLKKINTEFEALHVRRRTGDADGKLPQAIEIRPQTDAAFDAVCQYIQAAYLSAASDDDRALIDQLVDRMNQTSRDFKTMQRSLTASHRKDNKKKPGEKKKPRKKPDDGPDIRLPEDGNQPKKPEGGGGGKQPETPKPGGAGEGKKPETPQPGGAGTGGTGGTGGGGPEIHLPEE; translated from the coding sequence ATGGAAAAGATTCAAATCAATGTGCCTCGCACGATTACCTTCGTCAAGGCTAACAACACAAAGTTGAACAATTCGCTGCACGTGCAGTATCACCGCAAACAGTATGATCTGGTCATGGCCGTCGACAAAACGAAGCTGAAGCTGCCTGCCGACCTGCCGGAGAAGTGGAATACGGGAATCACGTATGAAACGAAGATCGACCAGCACTCCGCGCTCTCAGCCGACACGGCCAAGCTCAAGCAGAAGGATGCGGAGCGAAAAGACCAGTTGATCCACATTTTCCTCACGATACGCGCCCAGGAACGGTCGCATAAGGAAGATGTCCGAGACGCTGCCCTTCGACTCGCCGCCACGCTCCATCCGTACGAGAAGATCTACAAACTGCCCTACGAAATGGAGAGCGGCCGCCTGCTGAGCATGGAGGACGACATCAAAACGATGACGGCCGAGATCACTGCCTTGGGCCTCACCGAGGCCTTCGAGAATCTGAAGAAGATCAACACCGAGTTTGAGGCGCTGCACGTCCGCCGTCGGACGGGCGACGCCGACGGGAAGCTGCCCCAGGCGATCGAGATCCGTCCGCAGACGGACGCGGCGTTCGATGCCGTCTGCCAGTATATCCAAGCCGCCTATCTCAGTGCCGCTTCGGACGACGATCGCGCGCTCATCGATCAGCTCGTGGACCGAATGAACCAGACTTCGCGAGACTTCAAAACGATGCAGCGCTCCCTCACGGCCTCTCATCGGAAAGATAACAAAAAGAAGCCCGGAGAGAAGAAAAAACCGAGGAAGAAGCCGGACGACGGTCCCGACATTCGGCTGCCGGAAGACGGCAATCAGCCTAAGAAGCCGGAGGGCGGCGGTGGCGGCAAACAGCCCGAAACGCCGAAACCGGGCGGCGCTGGAGAGGGTAAGAAGCCCGAGACTCCTCAGCCGGGTGGCGCTGGCACGGGTGGCACAGGTGGCACGGGCGGCGGAGGTCCGGAAATCCACCTTCCGGAAGAATGA
- a CDS encoding lysophospholipid acyltransferase family protein: MKAFANTLIYALLYAVVRLHALLPMAVLYVLSDMFYLLIYRLVGYRRRIVRSNLEGAFPHLSPDERLRLERRFYHHFSDYIVETIKLAGISHEELLRRAHLRNPEMVRPLLEAGHKSLILVMGHYGNWEWFTGFPSRFGELLEVCQIYRPLDSPAFDRLFRHLRTRFGARCVPKKDVVRELIRTARPTSPPALFVFIADQTPSRANLHYWTQFLGRDTAVLNGPERLAVKMNLPVIYADVRCESRGHYTVDFQLLTDAPRSKSENWITEEYTRRMERTILRDPAGWLWTHRRWKYSR; encoded by the coding sequence ATGAAAGCCTTCGCGAACACGCTGATCTATGCGCTGCTTTACGCCGTGGTGCGTCTCCATGCGCTGCTCCCAATGGCCGTGCTCTACGTGCTGTCGGATATGTTTTACCTCCTCATCTATAGGTTAGTAGGCTATCGTCGGCGTATAGTCCGCAGCAACTTAGAGGGCGCCTTCCCGCACCTCTCGCCGGACGAACGCCTGCGGCTGGAGCGCCGTTTCTATCACCATTTCTCGGACTACATCGTCGAGACCATCAAGCTGGCCGGGATCTCGCACGAGGAGCTGCTGCGGCGGGCTCACCTGCGCAATCCGGAGATGGTCCGCCCGCTGCTCGAAGCCGGCCATAAATCGCTCATCCTCGTCATGGGCCACTACGGCAATTGGGAATGGTTCACCGGATTTCCTTCGCGTTTTGGGGAGCTACTGGAGGTGTGCCAGATCTACCGCCCGCTGGATAGCCCCGCCTTCGACCGACTCTTCCGCCACCTTCGGACGCGTTTCGGCGCCCGCTGCGTGCCCAAAAAAGACGTCGTCCGCGAACTCATCCGCACCGCCCGCCCCACGTCGCCCCCCGCGCTTTTCGTTTTCATTGCCGATCAGACCCCCAGCCGCGCGAATCTGCACTACTGGACCCAGTTTCTCGGCCGCGACACCGCCGTGCTCAACGGCCCCGAGCGGTTGGCCGTCAAGATGAATCTTCCCGTCATCTACGCCGACGTGCGGTGCGAAAGCCGCGGGCATTATACCGTTGATTTTCAACTCCTCACCGACGCCCCACGCTCCAAGTCCGAGAACTGGATCACCGAAGAATACACCCGGCGCATGGAGCGTACCATCCTGCGCGACCCCGCCGGTTGGCTCTGGACCCATCGCCGCTGGAAATACAGCCGATAG
- the mtaB gene encoding tRNA (N(6)-L-threonylcarbamoyladenosine(37)-C(2))-methylthiotransferase MtaB codes for MIDSAYFEDKKAAYYTLGCKLNFAETSAIGRELADHGIRRARVGEQADVCVVNTCSVTELADKKCRQLIRRIRRQHPKAFVIVTGCYAQLKPDEVLAIDHVDLVLGAEQKGDVMRHLRERTAGLAVTTDTKRIRAFTPSCSADDRTRHFLKVQDGCDYFCSFCTIPFARGRSRNGRIADLVAQAEGVAREGGREIVLTGVNIGDFGRSTGETFLDLLRALDRVEGIARYRISSIEPNLVTDEVIELVAASSRFMPHFHIPLQSGSDTVLELMRRRYDTSLFRRRVERIRSLMPDAFIGVDVIVGTRGETEACFAECHEFLENLPFSQLHVFSYSERPGTMALRITPVVPADVKHARSRMLLDLSDRKLHAFYDAHIGREATVLFEHARKGGRMYGFTANYIKVETAYDSALANRLTPVHLDGWNADGTALTATLLSRP; via the coding sequence ATGATTGATAGTGCTTATTTTGAAGATAAAAAGGCGGCCTACTACACGCTGGGTTGCAAGCTCAATTTCGCCGAAACGTCCGCCATCGGCCGCGAACTGGCCGATCATGGTATCCGACGTGCGCGCGTCGGGGAACAGGCCGACGTCTGTGTGGTGAACACTTGCTCCGTGACGGAGCTTGCCGACAAAAAGTGTCGCCAATTAATCCGACGCATTCGCCGCCAACACCCGAAGGCGTTCGTTATCGTCACGGGATGTTACGCGCAACTGAAGCCGGACGAGGTGCTCGCCATCGATCACGTCGATCTGGTCTTAGGCGCTGAGCAGAAGGGAGATGTGATGCGTCACCTGCGCGAGCGGACGGCCGGCCTGGCGGTGACGACCGACACGAAACGCATTCGCGCTTTCACCCCCTCCTGCTCGGCGGACGATCGCACGCGCCACTTTTTGAAGGTGCAGGACGGCTGTGACTATTTCTGTTCTTTCTGTACCATCCCGTTTGCGCGCGGACGCAGTCGGAATGGCCGCATAGCCGACCTCGTGGCGCAGGCCGAAGGGGTGGCGCGCGAAGGCGGGCGGGAGATCGTCCTCACCGGCGTCAATATTGGCGACTTCGGGCGCTCCACGGGCGAGACTTTTCTGGACCTCCTCCGCGCGCTGGATCGGGTCGAGGGCATTGCGCGCTACCGCATTTCGTCCATCGAGCCGAACCTCGTCACGGATGAGGTCATCGAGCTTGTGGCCGCCAGCAGCCGCTTCATGCCGCACTTCCATATCCCGCTGCAAAGCGGCAGCGACACCGTCCTCGAGCTGATGCGCCGACGCTACGACACGTCGCTCTTTCGCCGCCGCGTGGAGCGGATCCGCAGCCTGATGCCGGACGCGTTTATCGGCGTGGACGTGATCGTGGGTACCCGCGGCGAGACGGAGGCGTGTTTTGCTGAGTGCCACGAATTTCTTGAAAATTTACCCTTCTCACAGCTTCACGTTTTTAGCTATTCCGAGCGGCCGGGGACGATGGCGCTGCGGATTACGCCCGTCGTTCCGGCCGACGTCAAGCACGCCCGCAGCCGCATGCTGCTCGACCTGTCGGACCGCAAACTCCATGCGTTTTACGACGCCCACATCGGTCGCGAGGCCACCGTCCTCTTCGAGCATGCCCGCAAAGGCGGCCGCATGTACGGGTTCACGGCGAACTATATTAAGGTAGAAACGGCGTACGACAGCGCACTCGCCAACCGCCTCACCCCCGTCCACCTCGACGGGTGGAACGCGGACGGTACGGCGCTCACGGCCACACTCCTCAGCCGCCCATGA
- a CDS encoding carboxypeptidase-like regulatory domain-containing protein translates to MKTETIFRVLLWSLFMATGMVGLRSAAQTDAPARRPYATVSGTVRDTRTNRVLPAVHVAVPGTGIGTVTNADGYFSLHVADSLRADRIEFSHIGYALLTYPIRPGTQVEAASIQLTPNANLLEEVTVMGGDARDLVRQAVDRITDNYPQRANRLTGFYREVIRKGRRYIDISEAIVGLYKTPYNGVGTNADRVRLEKGRRLLSQRPGDTLIVKFEGGPTLSIFLDVVKNSDLMFAPDEMEHYAFRYNRTTLIDDRPHVEIRFMPRVVCPYALYEGLLYIDSETRTISRAEFSLDMTDRLKATQAMLRKKPAGLRFRPERLAFLVTYRRQADGRSSLAYVRCETAFRCDWHRRLFATSYVVTSEMAITDRDETHAEKIPYREAFRSRDALTDRAADFYDANFWDGYNIIEPTESLENAVGRLMRRRNRD, encoded by the coding sequence ATGAAGACTGAAACGATTTTTCGAGTTCTGCTGTGGAGCCTCTTTATGGCCACCGGTATGGTGGGGCTTCGCAGCGCGGCGCAGACGGATGCGCCAGCACGTAGACCGTACGCCACCGTCAGCGGAACGGTGCGCGATACCCGCACGAACCGTGTGCTGCCGGCGGTGCATGTCGCCGTGCCAGGTACGGGCATCGGCACCGTGACCAACGCCGACGGTTATTTTTCGCTCCATGTGGCTGACTCCCTCCGGGCCGATCGGATCGAGTTTTCGCACATCGGCTACGCGCTCCTTACCTATCCGATTCGACCGGGTACGCAGGTCGAGGCGGCCTCCATCCAACTGACACCGAACGCTAACCTCCTGGAGGAGGTGACCGTCATGGGCGGTGATGCGCGCGACCTCGTGCGCCAGGCTGTGGATCGCATCACGGACAACTATCCGCAGCGGGCCAATCGCCTGACTGGTTTTTATCGGGAAGTCATCCGCAAGGGGCGGCGCTACATCGACATTTCGGAGGCCATCGTCGGGCTCTACAAGACGCCTTACAATGGCGTGGGCACAAACGCCGATCGGGTACGGCTCGAGAAGGGGCGGAGGCTGCTCAGCCAACGGCCGGGCGACACGCTCATCGTGAAATTCGAAGGCGGCCCGACGCTCTCCATCTTTCTCGATGTGGTGAAAAACAGCGATTTGATGTTCGCCCCCGACGAGATGGAACACTACGCCTTCCGCTACAATCGCACCACACTGATAGACGATCGTCCGCACGTTGAGATCCGCTTCATGCCACGTGTCGTCTGCCCTTATGCGCTCTACGAAGGGCTGCTTTACATCGACAGCGAAACGCGGACGATCTCCCGCGCGGAGTTCAGCCTCGATATGACCGACCGCCTCAAGGCCACGCAGGCCATGCTCCGCAAGAAACCCGCCGGACTGCGCTTTCGCCCCGAGCGATTGGCCTTCCTCGTCACCTATCGGCGACAGGCCGACGGTCGCAGTAGCCTGGCTTACGTGCGCTGCGAAACGGCCTTTCGTTGCGACTGGCATCGGCGGCTTTTCGCCACATCGTACGTCGTGACGTCGGAAATGGCCATCACCGATCGTGACGAGACACACGCAGAGAAAATCCCCTACCGCGAGGCGTTTCGCTCACGTGACGCCCTGACCGACCGCGCAGCTGACTTCTATGACGCCAATTTCTGGGACGGCTATAATATCATTGAGCCGACGGAGTCTCTTGAAAATGCCGTGGGCCGACTGATGAGGCGGCGGAACCGCGACTAA
- the rho gene encoding transcription termination factor Rho codes for MVKYNIVELTDMDLPRLQTIATDLGLTDIKGVEKQALIYQILDRQAESVAGMQKEKEAQKSEQKRRGPGRPPKNKSAESAAEASASEKEPKADTTEKAESKPAKRRPGRPKKNKAAEPTEAAAPASPAKAETTEAAPKAETKEEAEAAESKPAKRRPGRPKKSKSAAAPVAETPASIAETEPILATEPMLEAEEMPVEAPVAAPIAPVSPVVPPSAAPETTPQTPAVAHEAKPSPEAPTATPATPPAPEEPKRTIFKHATDTPSVLDQVLPMQPPAPQPKDKQQNEAKKRPQQNHRPNNPNLRENAPVVPPPPIYDFDGILTAAGVLEIVPDGYGFLRSSDYNYLASPDDVYVSASQIKLFGLRTGDLVEGPIRPPREGEKYFPLVKVDTINGRLPEEVRDRVPFDHLTPLFPEEKFKLTDRRSPKVYDPYAVRVVDLFAPIGKGQRGLIVAQPKTGKTMLLKDIANAIAANHPEVYMIILLIDERPEEVTDMARSVDAEVIASTFDEPADRHVKIAEIVLNKAKRMVECGHDVVILLDSITRLARAYNTVQPASGKVLSGGVEANALQKPKRFFGAARNIEHGGSLTILATALTETGSKMDDVIFEEFKGTGNMELQLDRKLANRRIFPAVDIQASSTRRDDLLQDENIRNRLFVLRNTVLSDMNTVEAMEFVKKRLEGTTDNAEFLASMNG; via the coding sequence ATGGTCAAATACAACATTGTCGAACTCACAGACATGGATCTCCCCCGGCTGCAAACCATCGCAACCGATCTGGGACTCACGGACATTAAAGGTGTCGAAAAACAAGCCCTGATTTATCAGATTCTTGACCGACAAGCCGAATCGGTAGCCGGTATGCAAAAGGAAAAAGAAGCTCAGAAATCCGAACAGAAACGCCGCGGCCCCGGCCGTCCACCCAAAAACAAGTCGGCCGAATCCGCCGCTGAGGCCTCCGCCTCCGAAAAGGAACCCAAAGCCGACACGACCGAAAAAGCGGAAAGCAAACCCGCCAAACGTCGCCCGGGCCGCCCGAAGAAAAACAAAGCGGCAGAGCCGACGGAAGCCGCCGCTCCAGCGTCTCCAGCCAAGGCCGAGACGACGGAAGCCGCGCCCAAGGCCGAGACGAAGGAGGAGGCCGAGGCAGCGGAAAGCAAACCCGCCAAACGCCGCCCGGGTCGTCCGAAGAAAAGCAAGTCGGCGGCAGCACCCGTCGCTGAGACACCCGCCTCCATCGCCGAAACGGAGCCGATCCTGGCCACCGAGCCGATGCTCGAAGCCGAAGAGATGCCCGTAGAAGCGCCCGTGGCTGCCCCCATTGCCCCCGTATCGCCCGTCGTTCCTCCATCCGCCGCACCTGAAACGACGCCCCAAACACCCGCCGTCGCTCATGAAGCGAAGCCGTCGCCCGAGGCGCCAACAGCGACACCCGCCACTCCCCCCGCGCCCGAGGAACCGAAACGCACCATCTTCAAGCATGCCACCGACACGCCTTCCGTCCTCGATCAGGTGCTGCCCATGCAGCCGCCCGCGCCGCAGCCCAAAGACAAGCAGCAGAACGAAGCCAAGAAACGCCCCCAACAGAATCATCGGCCCAACAATCCCAACCTACGCGAAAATGCTCCCGTCGTGCCGCCCCCGCCGATCTACGATTTCGACGGCATACTGACCGCCGCCGGCGTCCTCGAAATCGTGCCCGATGGCTACGGTTTCCTCCGCTCGTCGGACTATAATTACCTCGCTTCGCCGGACGACGTCTACGTCTCGGCCTCACAAATCAAGCTCTTCGGACTTCGCACCGGCGACCTCGTCGAAGGTCCCATCCGCCCGCCGCGCGAAGGCGAGAAATATTTTCCGCTCGTCAAGGTGGACACCATCAACGGCCGACTGCCCGAAGAGGTCCGCGACCGCGTCCCCTTCGACCATCTCACACCGCTTTTCCCCGAAGAGAAATTCAAACTCACCGACCGCCGTTCGCCGAAGGTTTACGACCCGTACGCCGTCCGCGTAGTCGACCTTTTTGCACCCATCGGCAAGGGGCAACGCGGGCTCATCGTGGCACAACCGAAGACTGGTAAGACGATGCTCCTCAAGGATATCGCCAACGCCATCGCCGCCAATCACCCGGAGGTTTACATGATCATCCTGCTCATCGACGAACGCCCCGAGGAGGTGACCGACATGGCCCGTAGCGTAGACGCCGAAGTCATCGCCTCCACCTTCGACGAGCCGGCCGACCGCCACGTGAAGATCGCCGAGATCGTCCTCAATAAGGCCAAACGCATGGTCGAGTGTGGCCACGACGTAGTCATCCTGCTCGACTCCATCACCCGCCTGGCCCGCGCTTATAACACCGTGCAACCGGCCTCGGGCAAGGTGCTTTCGGGTGGCGTGGAGGCCAATGCCCTCCAGAAGCCGAAGCGATTCTTCGGTGCTGCGCGTAACATCGAGCACGGCGGTAGCCTCACCATCCTTGCTACGGCTCTCACCGAAACGGGTTCGAAGATGGACGACGTGATCTTCGAGGAGTTCAAGGGTACGGGCAACATGGAGCTGCAACTCGACCGTAAGCTGGCCAACCGTCGCATCTTCCCTGCGGTCGACATCCAGGCCTCCAGCACGCGTCGCGACGATTTGCTGCAGGACGAGAACATCCGCAACCGCCTATTCGTACTCCGCAACACCGTACTCTCGGACATGAATACGGTCGAGGCAATGGAGTTCGTCAAGAAGCGCTTGGAGGGCACCACGGACAACGCCGAATTTTTGGCCTCCATGAACGGCTGA
- the rpe gene encoding ribulose-phosphate 3-epimerase — translation MNHLIAPSLLSADFMHLGRDVEMINRSEADWLHIDVMDGVFVPNISFGFPVMNALRGVCHKPTDVHLMIVEPQKFIREVADSGAYMMTVHYEACTHLHRTVHAIRDAGMRVGVALNPHTPVTLLEDILGDLDMVLLMSVNPGFAAQSFIGHSVVKTAKLRRMIRERELKTLIEVDGGVNTETARVLLDAGADVLVAGSYVFRSPDPEATIRELKAL, via the coding sequence ATGAACCATCTCATAGCCCCATCGCTCCTCTCGGCCGACTTTATGCACCTCGGCCGCGACGTGGAGATGATCAATCGCAGCGAGGCCGACTGGCTGCATATCGACGTCATGGACGGCGTCTTCGTCCCCAACATCTCCTTCGGCTTCCCGGTCATGAACGCCCTCCGCGGCGTCTGCCACAAGCCCACGGACGTGCACCTGATGATCGTCGAGCCCCAGAAATTCATCCGCGAGGTGGCCGACTCCGGCGCCTACATGATGACCGTCCACTACGAGGCCTGCACCCACCTCCACCGCACCGTCCACGCCATCCGCGACGCCGGCATGCGCGTCGGTGTGGCCCTCAATCCCCATACGCCCGTCACACTCCTCGAGGACATCCTCGGGGACCTCGACATGGTGCTCCTCATGTCCGTCAACCCCGGCTTTGCCGCCCAGAGCTTCATCGGCCACTCCGTCGTCAAGACCGCCAAGCTGCGCCGCATGATCCGCGAGCGCGAGCTAAAGACGCTCATCGAGGTAGACGGCGGCGTGAACACCGAGACGGCCCGCGTGCTCCTCGATGCTGGTGCCGACGTGCTCGTGGCCGGCAGCTACGTCTTCCGCTCGCCCGACCCCGAGGCCACCATCCGCGAGCTGAAGGCGCTCTAA
- the tilS gene encoding tRNA lysidine(34) synthetase TilS: MLSTVQAYIAQHQLLRPGALVIVGLSGGADSVALLHILTRLGYPCVAAHCNFHLRNDESDADADFAQQTAEALGLPFRRIDFDTADYARQNGVSTEMAARTLRYEWFETLRRELGAEAIAVAHHRDDNVETVLLNLIRGTGLSGLCGMRPRNGHIVRPLLSVDRHQIVRWLADRHLPFRTDSSNASDVYRRNFVRLRLLPLMEQLNPSVRDAILRMAGHLTDVEAIYRNAIDSHRAHLIDADGRISIDALLRTPAPQAVLFELLTPYGFTPSQCADIARALSGESGRSFVAPGGRWHLLKDRLHLILYPADEVSADAFPLAPGSELTAPIRLSLEERIVDEAFTISRSPHVATFDADRIALPLTLRRWRAGDSFVPFGMTGRKKLSDYFSDHKFSLLRKAAAWILCDASGRILWIVGHRTDNRFRITSKTRRALIVTQR; the protein is encoded by the coding sequence ATGCTTTCCACCGTCCAAGCCTACATCGCGCAACACCAACTGCTCCGGCCCGGGGCACTCGTCATCGTCGGACTGAGTGGCGGCGCAGACTCTGTCGCCCTGCTGCATATCCTCACCCGACTCGGCTACCCCTGCGTGGCTGCCCATTGCAACTTCCACTTGCGCAACGACGAGTCCGACGCCGACGCCGACTTTGCCCAACAGACCGCCGAAGCGCTCGGCCTCCCCTTCCGTCGCATCGATTTCGACACGGCCGACTATGCCCGCCAAAACGGCGTCTCCACGGAGATGGCTGCCCGTACCTTGCGCTACGAATGGTTCGAGACGCTCCGCCGCGAGCTGGGGGCTGAGGCCATCGCCGTGGCTCATCACCGCGACGACAACGTCGAGACCGTCCTCCTCAACCTCATCCGCGGCACGGGCCTCAGCGGGCTATGCGGCATGCGGCCCCGCAATGGGCATATCGTCCGGCCGCTGCTCTCGGTCGACCGCCACCAGATCGTCCGCTGGCTTGCCGATCGCCACCTACCCTTCCGCACCGACAGCTCGAACGCCTCTGACGTCTATCGGCGCAACTTCGTCCGCCTCCGCCTGCTACCGCTCATGGAGCAACTCAACCCGTCGGTCCGAGACGCCATCCTACGCATGGCCGGCCATCTCACGGATGTCGAAGCCATCTATCGCAACGCCATCGATAGCCACCGCGCGCACCTTATCGACGCCGACGGCCGCATATCGATCGACGCCCTCCTCCGCACGCCCGCCCCGCAGGCCGTGCTCTTCGAACTGCTCACGCCTTATGGCTTTACACCCTCACAGTGCGCCGACATCGCCCGCGCCCTCAGCGGCGAATCCGGTCGCTCGTTCGTCGCCCCCGGCGGCCGATGGCACCTCCTCAAAGATCGCCTCCACCTGATCCTATACCCCGCCGACGAAGTGTCCGCAGACGCCTTCCCCCTCGCTCCGGGCAGCGAACTCACCGCGCCCATCCGCCTCAGCCTCGAGGAGCGCATCGTCGACGAGGCGTTCACCATCAGCCGCAGCCCCCACGTGGCCACCTTCGACGCCGATCGCATCGCCCTGCCACTCACCCTCCGGCGTTGGCGCGCTGGCGACAGCTTCGTGCCCTTCGGCATGACAGGTCGCAAGAAGCTGAGCGACTATTTCTCTGACCACAAATTCAGCCTCCTCCGCAAAGCCGCCGCGTGGATCCTCTGCGACGCCTCGGGGCGGATCCTTTGGATCGTGGGCCATCGCACCGACAACCGTTTTCGCATCACCTCAAAGACGCGCCGCGCACTGATCGTCACGCAACGCTGA
- the upp gene encoding uracil phosphoribosyltransferase, with amino-acid sequence MSELHIINHPMICHKLTRIRDVNTGAKDFRELLREIAMLMGYEVTRDLPLTEVEIETPMERTVAYEISGKKLAIVPILRAGLGMVDGLLSLLPVAKVGHIGLYRDHDTHRPVFYYCKLPEDIDRRMVIVTDPMLATGGSASDAIRMLKEKGCTNIRLMCLVAAPEGVAYVQKNHPDVDIYTASLDRELNPQAYILPGLGDAGDRIFGTK; translated from the coding sequence ATGAGTGAACTGCATATCATTAATCACCCGATGATCTGCCACAAGTTGACGCGGATCCGGGATGTGAACACGGGTGCGAAGGACTTCCGCGAGTTGCTCCGCGAGATTGCTATGCTGATGGGCTACGAGGTGACGCGCGATCTGCCGCTGACGGAGGTCGAGATCGAGACACCGATGGAGCGCACCGTGGCGTATGAAATCTCGGGCAAGAAGTTGGCTATCGTGCCCATCCTCCGCGCCGGCCTCGGCATGGTGGACGGACTGCTGAGCCTGCTGCCCGTGGCTAAGGTGGGGCACATTGGCCTCTATCGCGATCACGACACGCACCGCCCCGTCTTTTATTACTGCAAGCTGCCGGAGGACATCGACCGCCGTATGGTGATCGTCACCGACCCGATGTTGGCCACCGGTGGTAGTGCCTCGGACGCGATCCGTATGCTCAAAGAGAAGGGTTGCACCAACATCCGCCTCATGTGCCTCGTGGCGGCGCCTGAGGGGGTGGCTTACGTACAGAAGAACCACCCGGACGTGGACATCTACACCGCCTCGCTCGACCGCGAACTGAATCCGCAAGCTTACATCCTGCCTGGGCTGGGCGACGCGGGCGACCGCATTTTCGGCACAAAGTAG
- the rimP gene encoding ribosome assembly cofactor RimP: protein MIERNTVMRLAEAALADSACYLVDVVIGADNAIVVEIDHDEAVSIDDCVALSQYIEQHLDRDAEDYELEVTSAGLDRPFKIVRQYRKHIGSEIELKPREGTLRTGMLKDADETGVTLTVAKKVKPEGARRKTTVYEDETYRYDEIAYAKSKIRFK, encoded by the coding sequence ATGATCGAACGAAATACAGTGATGCGTCTGGCTGAAGCCGCCCTGGCCGACTCGGCTTGCTACCTTGTGGATGTCGTCATCGGTGCCGACAACGCCATCGTTGTGGAGATTGACCACGACGAGGCCGTCAGCATCGACGATTGCGTGGCCCTGAGCCAATATATCGAGCAGCACCTCGACCGTGACGCCGAGGATTACGAGCTGGAGGTCACCTCCGCCGGCCTCGATCGCCCCTTCAAGATCGTCCGCCAATACCGCAAGCATATCGGCAGTGAAATCGAGCTCAAGCCCCGCGAAGGTACCCTCCGCACGGGTATGCTCAAGGATGCTGACGAGACGGGCGTCACGCTCACCGTAGCCAAAAAGGTAAAGCCCGAAGGTGCCCGTCGCAAGACCACCGTGTACGAAGACGAGACGTACCGATATGATGAGATAGCATACGCGAAAAGTAAAATCCGATTCAAATAG